In the genome of Microplitis demolitor isolate Queensland-Clemson2020A chromosome 5, iyMicDemo2.1a, whole genome shotgun sequence, the window aggcTTTTGTCAACGTACgtatatgattaataaaaattaaagcattgaCACAAGTGAATAATAATGCAGTCAACTTGCCAACCGCATCAGCCTCAACAACAAAATGCTACTTCAGCAAATCGCActtcttttttaattgagGATATTCTCAGTCGTGGTAGTGTTGATCCTTCTGGACATACTCATCCAGGACAATTGCATCATCAACTTTCATCAACACACGCCCAACATCATCAACAATATCAACAATTAACAAGTTTTTTACCAGGATATCCAACTGGGCCACCAACTGCAGCGTTTTTTCTTGGACCTCTTTTTGGTACCGCGGGTATGGGTGTCGGTATCGTTCCAAGTACAGGCGAGTACTCAGCACTTAAAAATTGTCGCCGCCGGAAAGCTAGAACTGTGAGTATTTGtcttcatatacatatatatgtctattatttattcatgtaattgaataatacaataaaattaataatttgattcattataattttcagaCCGGACAATACTAACTGAATTTTCTACTTTTACTTTTCTAATTACATTTTGAATAATTGTGCCATtcgaatgatgaaaatattctGAAAAAGTTTGTCTCACACATTTTTTCGGAAGCTATGAAAACAGCtgtgatgataataaattaataaatttaaaaaaaagtaaaattcaaaaattcagctTGTACGGTCCagccttaatattaatttacaaaagtaaattaatgaaagaacataaaaaattaagtgatttCTCAAAAGATTTGACTTACATTTGGTATAAAAATGCTTGCATGATCTTCTGAAGTGGATAagattaattgataaaaaatattatctgataaatacaatttgcaataaaactaaaaaattcgtCAAT includes:
- the LOC103573708 gene encoding uncharacterized protein LOC103573708: MQSTCQPHQPQQQNATSANRTSFLIEDILSRGSVDPSGHTHPGQLHHQLSSTHAQHHQQYQQLTSFLPGYPTGPPTAAFFLGPLFGTAGMGVGIVPSTGEYSALKNCRRRKARTTGQY